The Leclercia adecarboxylata region TTCTGCTGTTCTCGGGCGTTGCATCTGCCTCGGGAGGAATTGCCCTCGGTGCCACCCGGGTTATATATCCCGCCGATGCAAAGCAGACTTCGCTGGCGATTGCCAATAGCAATAAACAAGAACGCTATTTAATTAATGCGTGGATTGAAAACGACCGCGGACAAAAGGAAAAAAACTTTGTCGTCACGCCGCCGCTATTTGTCAGCGAGCCGGGCAGTGAGAACACCTTACGCATTATTTACGCCGGACCACAGCTGCCTGCCGATCGCGAATCGATCTTCTATATGAACGTGAAGGCGATCCCGTCGGTGAGTAAATCCAGCCAGGAAGGCAAAAACGTCCTGCAACTGGCGATCCTGTCGCGCATCAAGCTTTTCGTGCGGCCAACTAAACTGGCGATGCCGCCGGAAGAGGCGCTGTCGCATCTGCGCTTTGAGCGCGTGGGCAACCACCTGAAGGTGAGCAATGCCTCGCCCTATTACGTCACGCTGGTGAATATTCAGCTCGGCGGAAAGAAGCTGGAGAACCTGATGATTGCGCCAAAAAATCACGCGCAACAGGCGATCCCGGCCGGGGCCAGCGGCACGCTCTCCTGGCAGAGCGTTAACGACTACGGCGCGGTTACGCCAGCGCGCAGTGCCAGCCTGTGAGCGGCGCCAGAATCATGACCAGACCACAGTGGCGTTACTGCCCGGTTGCAATAGCGCTGATGACCACGCTTTGGTCGCGGCTGGGCCTCAGTGAGAGCTACTTCAACCCGGCCTTTTTATCGGATGGCGCGGCGAGCGTCGCGGATCTGTCGCGCTTTGAACAGGGTCACCAGCAGGCGCCTGGCGTTTACCGTGTCGACGTCTGGCGTAATGACGAATTTATCGGCACCCTGGATGTGCCTTTTGAGATGGCGAAAGAGGACGTGGCGCCACCTGCCGGTGGGCTGACACCCTGTATCACCCGCGCGATGCTCGAGCGCATGGGCGTCAATCTTCCGGCCTTTCCGGCGCTGACAACTCTGGCGGCAGGGCAGTGCGCCCCGCTGAAAACGGCCATTCCGGGCAGTGAGATAGCCTTTAATTTTGCCTCGCTACACCTGAACATCAGCCTGCCCCAGATGGCGATGCAAAACAGCGCGCGTGGATACATTCCGCCGGACCAGTGGGATGAAGGCATTCCGGCGGCGCTGCTGAACTACAGCTTCAGCGGCAACCGGGGAAGTGACGACGACAGCTACTATCTGAACCTGCAAAGCGGGCTGAACTACGGAGCATGGCGGCTGCGCAACAACGGCACCTGGCGTTATACCAGCAGCAACGGCAGACGACACAGCGAATGGCAAAATATCGGCACCTGGCTGCAGCGCACGGTCGTCCCGCTGAAAAGCGAGCTGGTGATGGGCGACAGCAACACCGGAAACGATGTGTTCAACAGCGTGGGGTTTCGCGGTGGGCGGCTGTACTCCTCAGACAATATGTATCCCGACAGCATGCAGGGCTATGCGCCCACAGTGCGCGGCATCGCGCGCACGCCTGCCAAAGTGGTGATCCGCCAGAACGGCTATGTGATCTATCAACAGTACGTGCAGGCCGGCGGCTTTGCCATCACCGACCTCAACCCGACGTCATCCAGCGGTGACCTTGACGTCACGGTGGAAGAGAAAGATGGCAGCCAGCAGCGCTACGTCGTGCCGTACTCCACGGTTCCACTCCTGCAACGTGAAGGTCGGCTGAAATATGACCTGGTCGCCGGGGATTACCGCAGCGGTAACAGCGAGCAGGATACCCCCTTCTTTACCCAGGGAACCCTGATTGCCGGTCTGAAGAATGGCTACACGCTTTACGGCGGTACCCAGCTCGCCTCGCGCTATACGGCGCTGGCGCTGGGGGCCGGTAAAAATCTAGGCGAATGGGGCGCGGTTTCGCTCGATCTCACCCATGCCCGCAGTCAGCTGGCAGACGACAGCCGCCACGAAGGGCAATCCCTGCGTTTTCTGTACGCCAAATCCCTGAACCGCTTTGGCACCAACTTCCAGCTGCTGGGTTATCGCTACTCGACAAAAGGGTTTTACACCCTTGATGACGTGGCGTGGCGGAAGATGGAAGGTTACCAGTACAGCGATGACGACAGCGACAATGACGGCTTGCCGGACGTGCAGAGTTACCACAACCTGACGTGGAATAAAAAAGGGCGCCTGCAGGTCAATATTTCCCAGCAGTTGGGAGATTACGGCTCACTTTATCTTACCGGCAGCCAGCAAACCTACTGGGGAACCAGCGACGCCAGCACCTGGTATCAACTCGGCTATGCCGGCGGTTACAAGGGGGTGAGCTACTCCGTCTCCTGGTCGTGGAACCAGGCTGTGGGGATCAGCGGCACGGACAAAATCGCCTCCTTCAACGTGTCGGTGCCGTTCAGCCTCTTTAGCGGCCATGCCTATCGCCGCGACAACGCCTTTGACCGCGCCTATGCGACGGCCGCGGCTAATCGCAGTAGCGAAGGTGACAGTAGCTGGCAAACCGGCGTGAGCGGCACGCTGCTGGAGGACCGCAACCTGAGCTACAGCGTGACCCAGGGCCACAGCAACAGCGGCAGCAGCGGCAGCGCCAGTGCTAACTGGCAGGCGACCTACGGTACGCTGGGTGCCGGATACAACTACTCCGGCAGTCAACACGATCTCAACTGGCAGCTGTCGGGAGGCGTAGTGGGGCATGAGAATGGCGTCACCTTAAGCCAGCCGCTGGGCGATACCAACGTGCTGATTAAAGCGCCGGGTGCCTCCGGCGTCAGCATTGAAAACCAGACCGGCGTGAAAACAGACTGGCGCGGATACGCGGTGATGCCGTACGCCACGGTGTATCGCTACAACCGTGTTGCGCTGAATACCAACACCATGAGCAATAACACCGACGTTGAGAATAACGTCAGCAGCGTGGTGCCCACCAAAGGTGCGCTGGTTCGCGCCAGCTTTGATACCCGCATCGGCGTGCGCGCCTTGCTGACGGCGATGCACGCCAACCAGCCGGTACCTTTTGGCGCCGTGGTGCGCGAGGTTAACATTGGCGTCACCAGCATGGTGGGAGATGACGGGCAGATATACCTGAGCGGCCTGCCGCTGACGGGCGAGCTGTTGATCCAATGGGGCAACGGCAAAAATGCGCAGTGCCGCGCGCCGTACAGGCTGCCTGAAACAAGCCTGCAACAGGCGATCACGCTTAAGGAGATCCGCTGTGATTAATACCCGAGGTCTGGTAGTGCCCCTGCTGGCATTACTGCCCATCACACAGGCGCTGGCCACCGTATGTGCCAATGAAAATGGGGTGCCGACGGATATCTTTTACAATCTGACGGACACCTTTAACAGCGCCAACAACCACGTCGGGGAAATCGTCACCCTCAGCGATAAATCCCAGTGGGTGGGCGTCAATGCGATCTGTCCCAAAGGAACAACCGGGGACACCACGAAACGTAGCTATGTCACTGATTTTCCCATAACAGCGACCATTGATGACTACAAGTATCTGCGCCTGAATGATTATCTCGACGGCGCGATGAAAATCACCGACAGCCATGCCGGGGTCTTTTATCCCCCGGAGAACTATATCCAGATGGGCAGGCACCAGAATGTACCAAAGAACGAGCCCTTCCCGGTTAACGATTCTAATCTGGTATTCCGGCTGAAAGTGACAAAGCGGTTTATCAATATGGTGCCGATCCCACGTTCAACTATGTTCCGCGTCTACGTCACCACCACCTCGGCCGATCCGCTGATTACGCCGGTATATACCATCTCCTACAGCGGCACTATTCAGGTGCCTCAGAGCTGTGCAATCAACGCCGGGCAGATGGTGGAGTTCGATTTTGGCAATATTGGCGCCTCGCTGTTTAGCAAGGCCGGGGCTGGTAACCGGCCTGAAGGGGTCACAGCGCAGAGTAAAACCCTCGCCATCCGCTGTACCAACGTAGAGGCCAACGCCTACCTGACGATGCGTATTGAGGCAGAAAAAGCCTCCGGCAATGCGATGGTATCCGATAATCCGGACGTGGGGTTCGTGGTGGCGAACGCTTCCGGCACGCCGCTCACGCCCAATAATATCGGTAGCCTGATCCCGTTCAGGCTTGATGATGACGGCTCAGCGCAAATGGGGATTATGGCATGGCCGGTCAGTATCACCGGCAATAAACCCGCGGAAGGGCGCTTCACCTCGCGCGGCTATTTGCGCGTGGACTATCAATAGGGGGCTAAATGCGTATAAAAATCGCGGTGGCGCTGGCCACCGTCGCGCTGTGGCAGCCACTCAGTCGGGCGGATACGCCTCTCGGGCAAATTAACATTCAGCTCTACGTCAACATTGTTGATTACACCTGCGTGGCAGAAAGCAGCGACAGTAACAAAACGGTCGCGCTGGGCACCTGGCCGACCAAACAGCTCAGTACGACCGGCAGCCGGACACAGGCGATGCCTTTTACCCTGAAGCTGACGGGCTGCCCGCCGGGGTCGGCCTCGATCACCTTTACTGGCAACGCGGATGCAAAGGATAATCAACTGCTGGCCCTGAACGATGCCAGCCAGGCCAGTAATGTGGCGGTAGAAATCCTCGATGGGGATAAAACGCGCCTGCCGCTTCGGCAGGCCAGTCGCGAAGTCAGAGTGGATGCTGAAGGCAATGCGGAGCTGGCTTTTTATGCCAACTATATTGCGACGGCGAATAATCCCCAGCCCGGGCGGGCCGATGCCGATGCCACCTTTATGATTAATTATTATTAAGCCAAAGTGTGCTCCCTGAAACGTCAATGTGTGACAGGGAGTATTTTCAGTTAAAGCAGCTCATGATCTTTGGCATAATCAATGAGCTCAACGATCGTTTGCACCCCTAATTTCGTATAGATATTTGACTTGTGGGCGCTAATGGTTTTATTACTCAGCAATAACTGTCCGGCAATTTCTTTGTTCGATAAGCCATTTGCCAGATAACGCAGAACCGTTAACTCACGGTTCGACAGAGGCATATCCACCATCGCCCCTTTTCGCATCGTTAAATGGCTTATGGAACTCAGGGTGTCGGACGGAAAAAAAGAATACCCACCCAGCAACATCTCGACGGCATTATAGATATCACGCAGATCCTTTCGCTTACTGACAAAACCATTCGCACCGGCGCGCATTGCCCGCCCGGCATACAGAGATTCTGATTTCGATGACAGAAACAGTACTTTGATTTTATTATTTAATTGTTTGATTCTTTTGAGTAAAGAGAATCCATCCATGCCCGGGAGTTCGATATCCAGGATCACCATGTCCACCGGGTGGTTACGGATGTAATCGAGTGCTTCATGGGCGTCTCCCGATTTTAGTACGATCTGAATATTTTTATTTGTCTGTAGCAGGACTTCTATCGACATTCTGACGATAGGGTGTTCGTCCATAATGATTACGGATACCGGTTTCATTTTTATGCCTCAAATTGTTTAAACACTAATAAGGCGGAAGGATAATTCTTTTGATCCCTTAGGAGATAATTCCTGGAAAGAGCGAAAGCATCCTTGTTTACGTTATATCGAAAATATTGCCGCAGCGCGCAGGCTGGATAAGGTATTTCTGGCAATTGAATAAGTTTATCTTATTCACTACGGGAAAAATCCTATTATACCCTCTAACTGTTCTGCGAAAAGTCAGGAAATTATCCTTGCGCCCTGTCTCAATATGATGTTCTGGAGAGTTTAAGCGAATATTTTAAAAATGGTCAAAACATCCATTAATTTTCATTTGTATAAGTTATCCTGTGTTTGTAATCATAAAAAATAACACAACTTTCTGAATGTTAAGTTTATGTGATAATTAATGTCAGGATTTATCCCGTCTTCATACCCCGCTATTGACCGGTAAAAGCCTGTATTAACTGCATGATTCCTTCATTTGAAACCCTCAGGGGCGGCTGAGTATTTCCTTAATTCGGGATAGCAGGATCCGCTGTACGCTTTACAGCAGCGGTTCGCGTGAGGTGTCCGGGTGACTTGTTTTTTACATCATTATCAAAATATTAACTAAAAACCCCAATGCGTAACGACTGGATATAAATGCTGCAATTGGCTCTTTAACCAGTATTTCAGGTTACTGGAAAGTGAAAATTAGGAATAGTTGCGGTTGTTCCAGGATTGTTAAATTAGTGCATAAAATTAACAATAATGGTAAGTATTTTCCTGGAACCTATTAGGAATTAAGGCATTAACGCGCCATGCGTTATTCGTTACAGAGGCGATTTAACAGATGCAGCAGCGCCTGACGGTGAGCTAATCCGAGTTTGTTGACGATACGCCCCACGCGATAGACGATACGGCTGTAAGGACGTTCCTGCAGCCGCGCGATGGTGCGTAATGACTCCCCGGCCATCAAAAGGCGCAGAATGGCCCACTCGTCGCGCGAAAGCCACTCGCTGCCAGGGGCAAGGGGAGGCGGATCGTGGGTCAGTACCTGCTGAAGCAGTGTGGCCGGGGACTGGCGTTCAATGACGGTAAACGGCCCGGCCGCTTTGCAAAAGAGCCGTTGATCGTAGTCATCGGCACGCACCAGCATATTGACCGGTGTGTAAGGGGGATAGAGCCGCAGTCTGCGCAGGCTGTCGAGCGTTTCCGTCAGGGGCTGCGTCCGGCACGCCATATCAACCACCAGCCTGGCCGAAGGCCACTGCTGTAGGGCGCTCATCGCGGGCGGCAGGGTGTTGAAATCTTTACAGCAGTTCAAAGGGAAAGGGCTGGCCTGTATTCCGGTACGCAGAAAATGATCGTCCGTGACCAGTACTATCCACGGCGTGTCCGTTTTACGGCTCTGACTGATGGACTGGCTCAGGTAAATAAGACGGTCAAAAAAGGGGGCATTAAAATGAGTTTGCGCAAAGCCTAAAGAATCACTTCCTGTCCGACGCCGCCGGTAGCGGCGTACACTGATGCGCATATCATCCCTCTGCTGTTGAATTCCGGCTTAAAGCACCGGGCTACCCTGGAGTAGTGTGCGTGCAAACAGCAGGCGAAAATAGCAGGCGCAGCTTAATTTTGCCTAAGGCATTTCGCAGTAAAATACGGCAATAAACGTTGAAAAAACAGGCATCTTCGCCGGAAGTTAACCGACAACGGGCGATAAGAGGGGGGATTGCGCCAAAAGGCATTGACTCACCTGCCATTGACCGTATAATTTCACGCGCTTCACCACTGCGAAGTCTCTTCTTCTCCGTGCGCCCTTAGCTCAGTTGGATAGAGCAACGGCCTTCTAAGCCGTAGGTCAAAGGTTCGAATCCTTTAGGGCGTGCCATTCAAGCTTTGTTTTCTTCCCCTGACTTTTCACTTTTATTGATTCTGCGTCCAATACCTTTCGTCCCATTCTGCGATATAGTAGGGGCATTCTCGTCTCCTTCTGACAGGTAATACCGGCAATGGCTCTGATCCCAAAAAACTACGCGCGGCTGGAAAGCGGCTACCGTGAAAAAGCCCTTAAAATTTATCCATGGGTCTGCGGACGCTGCTCGCGGGAGTTTGTTTATTCAAACCTGCGCGAACTGACGGTCCACCATATCGATCATGACCATACCAACAACCCGGAAGATGGCAGTAACTGGGAGCTGTTGTGTCTGTTCTGTCATGACCACGAACACTCGAAGTACACCGAAGCCGACATCTACGGAACAACCGTGGTGGCGGGTGAAGATGCGCAAAAGGATGTGGGTGAAGCCACCTATAACCCCTTTGCCGATCTGAAATCGATGTTAAATAAGAAGAAATAAACCAGGCCGGACTGATAACGGGTAAGTATGTTGAGGGAATGATGTCCGGTATTGCGCATTACTACGTACAGCAGCAGAGCATGAACACGCAGCAAGTGGCGACGCTATCGGCTCAGGTCTCATCTTCCGGGGCGTCCCGGACCAGCGTTCCGGCCTCTTTTCAGCAAATGTCCAACGCCTCGCAACCCATCGTTACGCAGCCAGCGATCCCGACGCTGCACGCTGCCGATACCCGTCAGACCGCCGTCGCCGCGACGCCCGCCTCGTTTGGCCAGCTGGATCAGTACGCCCGTATGCAGGGCTGGAGCGAAAATCAACTCGCGCTGATGAACCGCCTGTCGCAGATTAAAAATGGCCGCTCCGGCCCGTCGTGGATGGCGCCAGCGGGCCGCGTTCGCGGTATTCGCAATAATAACCCGGGTAATCTCGAAGCCAGCTGGGCCTTCAGCTGGCAGGGGCAGAACGGCACTGACGGCCGTTTTGCCACCTTCGCCACGCCCGAACAAGGCATACGCGCCCTTGGCGTCAACCTGCTCTCCTACCAGCGACGTGGCCTGGATACCATCAGCAAAATTATCTCTCGCTGGGCGCCCCCGCAGGATAACAACGATACCACCGCCTATATTCAGAACGTCAGCCAGGCCCTCGGCGTCTCGCCAACGACCCGTCTCGATGTCACCTCCCCGGACGTTTTGCGCGCATTGAGCAAGGCAATCATCCGCCAGGAAAACGGGAACGTGCCTTTCACCGATGAGGTCATCAACAGCGGCGTCTTTTCCGCGCTGGGTATGGCGGAGCTCTCCGCCACGCAGCCCGCAGTCCTGAAAAGTGCCCCGGTCGATGAGGCTCCCTCTCCGTTTGTATTACAGGCCCGCAAAGATTAGCCCCCCCTCAACGCACCTTTAGCCGACGCGCGCTTTTAACGTTGTTTCGCCTGTTTACACTTGATTACAGATGGATAATGCGTATAGTTCTCATTCTCTTTAGTGTTTGTGGGCGCGTAAGGACTTCCCGCAGCAGCAGTGAATGCATTTTCACAAGGAACACTGAGCGTAACCGGGAGACGCTGCACTGGCCTGACGGCCTGACACCACAAACCTAATCGCAAAACATAAGCGACGCAGGCGTCCTCCTCACATTTTGCACGGTAAAGGATGTTCCTGATGACCAAAAAATTATCCGCCCTGGCGCTGCTTGTGGCCGTCTCACTCAGCGGCTGCGCCGCACAGCACACCGCCACAACTGCGCCTGCCGCTGAAGCCCCAAAACCTGCTGCCCCTGCCCAGACCAACGTCGTTAAACGCGATCTGGCTGACGGTCTGTACGAAATGGCCCTTAGCCCGAAAGGGGATGCGCTGTACGTTGCCAGTTCGGAAGGTTTTAAGGATGTGCAGGGTGGGGTGATCT contains the following coding sequences:
- the fimZ gene encoding fimbria biosynthesis transcriptional regulator FimZ, giving the protein MKPVSVIIMDEHPIVRMSIEVLLQTNKNIQIVLKSGDAHEALDYIRNHPVDMVILDIELPGMDGFSLLKRIKQLNNKIKVLFLSSKSESLYAGRAMRAGANGFVSKRKDLRDIYNAVEMLLGGYSFFPSDTLSSISHLTMRKGAMVDMPLSNRELTVLRYLANGLSNKEIAGQLLLSNKTISAHKSNIYTKLGVQTIVELIDYAKDHELL
- the sfmF gene encoding fimbria assembly protein is translated as MRIKIAVALATVALWQPLSRADTPLGQINIQLYVNIVDYTCVAESSDSNKTVALGTWPTKQLSTTGSRTQAMPFTLKLTGCPPGSASITFTGNADAKDNQLLALNDASQASNVAVEILDGDKTRLPLRQASREVRVDAEGNAELAFYANYIATANNPQPGRADADATFMINYY
- a CDS encoding fimbrial biogenesis usher protein, which gives rise to MTRPQWRYCPVAIALMTTLWSRLGLSESYFNPAFLSDGAASVADLSRFEQGHQQAPGVYRVDVWRNDEFIGTLDVPFEMAKEDVAPPAGGLTPCITRAMLERMGVNLPAFPALTTLAAGQCAPLKTAIPGSEIAFNFASLHLNISLPQMAMQNSARGYIPPDQWDEGIPAALLNYSFSGNRGSDDDSYYLNLQSGLNYGAWRLRNNGTWRYTSSNGRRHSEWQNIGTWLQRTVVPLKSELVMGDSNTGNDVFNSVGFRGGRLYSSDNMYPDSMQGYAPTVRGIARTPAKVVIRQNGYVIYQQYVQAGGFAITDLNPTSSSGDLDVTVEEKDGSQQRYVVPYSTVPLLQREGRLKYDLVAGDYRSGNSEQDTPFFTQGTLIAGLKNGYTLYGGTQLASRYTALALGAGKNLGEWGAVSLDLTHARSQLADDSRHEGQSLRFLYAKSLNRFGTNFQLLGYRYSTKGFYTLDDVAWRKMEGYQYSDDDSDNDGLPDVQSYHNLTWNKKGRLQVNISQQLGDYGSLYLTGSQQTYWGTSDASTWYQLGYAGGYKGVSYSVSWSWNQAVGISGTDKIASFNVSVPFSLFSGHAYRRDNAFDRAYATAAANRSSEGDSSWQTGVSGTLLEDRNLSYSVTQGHSNSGSSGSASANWQATYGTLGAGYNYSGSQHDLNWQLSGGVVGHENGVTLSQPLGDTNVLIKAPGASGVSIENQTGVKTDWRGYAVMPYATVYRYNRVALNTNTMSNNTDVENNVSSVVPTKGALVRASFDTRIGVRALLTAMHANQPVPFGAVVREVNIGVTSMVGDDGQIYLSGLPLTGELLIQWGNGKNAQCRAPYRLPETSLQQAITLKEIRCD
- the yajD gene encoding HNH nuclease YajD, whose amino-acid sequence is MALIPKNYARLESGYREKALKIYPWVCGRCSREFVYSNLRELTVHHIDHDHTNNPEDGSNWELLCLFCHDHEHSKYTEADIYGTTVVAGEDAQKDVGEATYNPFADLKSMLNKKK
- the fimC gene encoding type 1 fimbria chaperone FimC; this translates as MSIFFKSVPIVSFIFLLFSGVASASGGIALGATRVIYPADAKQTSLAIANSNKQERYLINAWIENDRGQKEKNFVVTPPLFVSEPGSENTLRIIYAGPQLPADRESIFYMNVKAIPSVSKSSQEGKNVLQLAILSRIKLFVRPTKLAMPPEEALSHLRFERVGNHLKVSNASPYYVTLVNIQLGGKKLENLMIAPKNHAQQAIPAGASGTLSWQSVNDYGAVTPARSASL
- a CDS encoding LuxR family transcriptional regulator; translated protein: MRISVRRYRRRRTGSDSLGFAQTHFNAPFFDRLIYLSQSISQSRKTDTPWIVLVTDDHFLRTGIQASPFPLNCCKDFNTLPPAMSALQQWPSARLVVDMACRTQPLTETLDSLRRLRLYPPYTPVNMLVRADDYDQRLFCKAAGPFTVIERQSPATLLQQVLTHDPPPLAPGSEWLSRDEWAILRLLMAGESLRTIARLQERPYSRIVYRVGRIVNKLGLAHRQALLHLLNRLCNE
- the fimH gene encoding type 1 fimbria D-mannose specific adhesin FimH; the encoded protein is MINTRGLVVPLLALLPITQALATVCANENGVPTDIFYNLTDTFNSANNHVGEIVTLSDKSQWVGVNAICPKGTTGDTTKRSYVTDFPITATIDDYKYLRLNDYLDGAMKITDSHAGVFYPPENYIQMGRHQNVPKNEPFPVNDSNLVFRLKVTKRFINMVPIPRSTMFRVYVTTTSADPLITPVYTISYSGTIQVPQSCAINAGQMVEFDFGNIGASLFSKAGAGNRPEGVTAQSKTLAIRCTNVEANAYLTMRIEAEKASGNAMVSDNPDVGFVVANASGTPLTPNNIGSLIPFRLDDDGSAQMGIMAWPVSITGNKPAEGRFTSRGYLRVDYQ